The following coding sequences are from one Rutidosis leptorrhynchoides isolate AG116_Rl617_1_P2 chromosome 11, CSIRO_AGI_Rlap_v1, whole genome shotgun sequence window:
- the LOC139874731 gene encoding uncharacterized protein, whose amino-acid sequence MLSARLVFRKRFSLTMHTSTCDTFKVDKVDDTLKVFDEMLHRQVVPSVIEFNKLITAIGKMKHYSTALLLFKRLHLMGISANINTMNISINCYCRLNQVTYAFALLATIFKQGHPPKLATYTTLINGLVLADRIFEAVELFKKLLREKICEPDQVTYGVIINGLCKVGETSKALELLNFMETGSCKPRVEQYSTIIDSLCKDKMVDDALLLFTKMTEKGIRADVITYTSLIQGLCNLDRENEAARMLIDMEKEGISPDTPIFNILVDNFCKKGLVKDAELTIETMVRVGLRPSVVTYNSLIDGYCLRGEVVKAHKVLDRMGEMDLVPDIVTYNSLINGYCKKKRINEAMILFLKIPEMGLIPDTFTYNSMLQGLFQSTNTAGANKLFNEMQAKGLTPNIITFKILFHGMCENSQVSEALVLFRSLGKSVPMKEVGLYNILINGCRKCGKPNLAMDLFDELLSKGVKPDVRTYNVMIQVYCQEGLFDEANNFLTKMEENGCCPNAVTYNVIIQEFMKRNKHQDAENLLEEMIKRGFLPDSSTFEMLLNVIPDARQDSRMRTIIQKIASVKTEDGKST is encoded by the coding sequence ATGTTAAGCGCAAGGCTTGTTTTTCGTAAAAGATTTAGTTTGACGATGCACACTAGTACCTGTGATACCTTCAAAGTCGATAAGGTCGATGATACACtaaaggtgttcgatgaaatgcttcACAGGCAAGTGGTACCGTCTGTGATCGAATTTAATAAGCTGATTACCGCCATTGGTAAAATGAAACATTATTCTACTGCTCTTTTACTTTTTAAGAGATTACATTTGATGGGTATTTCTGCTAATATCAATACAATGAACATCTCTATCAATTGCTATTGCCGGTTGAATCAAGTGACTTATGCTTTTGCATTATTAGCCACCATCTTCAAGCAAGGTCATCCTCCTAAGTTGGCCACCTACACCACTCTCATAAATGGGCTTGTTCTTGCTGATCGCATTTTTGAAGCTGTGGAATTATTCAAGAAACTCCTTAGAGAAAAAATTTGTGAGCCCGATCAAGTTACTTATGGAGTCATTATTAATGGGCTTTGTAAAGTAGGCGAGACTAGCAAGGCCCTAGAATTGCTAAATTTCATGGAAACAGGATCTTGTAAGCCAAGGGTAGAACAATATAGTACAATTATTGATAGCCTTTGCAAAGACAAAATGGTTGATGATGCATTACTACTCTTCACCAAGATGACTGAAAAAGGTATCCGTGCCGATGTCATCACATACACCTCTTTGATTCAGGGTCTATGTAACCTTGATCGAGAGAATGAGGCGGCCAGAATGTTGATAGATATGGAAAAGGAAGGAATATCTCCTGATACTCCTATCTTTAATATCTTGGTGGATAATTTTTGCAAGAAAGGATTGGTAAAAGATGCAGAACTTACTATTGAAACAATGGTACGAGTAGGTCTACGTCCTAGTGTAGTCACTTACAATTCCTTAATCGATGGATATTGTTTACGCGGTGAAGTAGTAAAAGCGCATAAAGTTCTTGATCGCATGGGGGAGATGGATCTTGTACCCGATATTGTCACCTATAACAGCCTGATTAATGGATATTGCAAAAAGAAGAGAATCAATGAAGCCATGATACTTTTTCTTAAGATCCCAGAAATGGGTTTGATTCCTGATACTTTTACGTACAATAGTATGTTACAAGGTTTGTTTCAATCGACGAACACAGCAGGCGCTAATAAACTCTTTAATGAGATGCAAGCAAAGGGTCTGACTCCAAATATAATAACTTTCAAGATCTTGTTCCATGGAATGTGCGAAAACTCCCAGGTTTCTGAAGCTTTGGTTCTTTTTCGTTCATTGGGAAAAAGTGTACCGATGAAAGAGGTAGGTTTGTATAATATCTTGATTAATGGTTGTAGAAAATGTGGGAAGCCCAACTTGGCAATGGATCTTTTTGATGAACTTTTATCAAAAGGAGTGAAACCGGATGTTAGGACTTACAATGTGATGATACAAGTCTATTGTCAAGAAGGTTTATTCGATGAAGCTAATAATTTTCTTACAAAGATGGAAGAAAATGGTTGTTGTCCGAATGCAGTCACTTACAATGTTATTATTCAAGAGTTTATGAAGAGAAACAAGCATCAAGATGCAGAGAACCTTTTAGAAGAAATGATTAAACGAGGTTTCTTGCCTGATTCTTCTACTTTTGAGATGTTGCTAAATGTAATCCCAGATGCAAGACAAGATTCTCGTATGCGAACTATCATTCAGAAGATAGCAAGTGTTAAAACTGAAGATGGAAAAAGCACCTGA